From a region of the Helianthus annuus cultivar XRQ/B chromosome 5, HanXRQr2.0-SUNRISE, whole genome shotgun sequence genome:
- the LOC110943409 gene encoding uncharacterized protein LOC110943409, translating to MKIFFDNTSLYRLERSKFIEQVNSVIQNYNHPVVHRFRINLGFSDLNQRVIDEWLQFAVNKKVEILELDLNYDFPLILPNSRYVEFVSLKKLYLNNVKLRAAVLEDLLTRSPQIESISIHDSSYMTHIRVAGRHLNVKHFEIVHCRDLQSLYLSDFDLVSFIYKGRPVDICLTNLPKLKEVNLSQALPGLDNKVFNQVSSCASSLQALCITFRRPEKLLPNVGSMPQLPNLKKLMLTTGAYEDDCLLEFASVAKDFVNLETYQGSLQLLWFSPIKRRRKVRHLANDHCLENLKLFKILGYYGRISDLELAAYVIEHAVALQKIVIDPRCQHGIIMNDNKDWFSADAARSSAKRQLKRIVPMKSPGVKLVIL from the exons ATGAAGATTTTCTTCGACAATACGTCGCTGTATAGGTTAGAGCGATCTAAATTCATCGAGCAGGTGAACAGTGTCATCCAAAATTACAACCACCCAGTGGTTCATAGATTCCGGATTAATTTAGGTTTTAGTGATCTTAATCAGAGAGTTATTGATGAATGGCTCCAGTTTGCAGTAAACAAAAAGGTTGAGATACTTGAACTAGATTTAAACTATGACTTCCCTTTAATATTACCCAATTCTAGGTATGTAGAGTTTGTGTCATTAAAAAAACTTTACTTGAATAACGTTAAGCTGAGAGCCGCAGTTCTTGAGGATTTATTAACAAGATCTCCACAAATTGAGTCAATATCTATCCATGACTCGAGTTACATGACTCATATCCGTGTTGCTGGACGGCATCTTAACGTAAAACACTTTGAAATAGTGCACTGTCGTGATCTTCAATCCCTTTATTTATCTGATTTTGACCTTGTATCATTCATATACAAGGGTCGACCGGTAGATATATGTCTCACTAATCTTCCAAAACTTAAAGAAGTTAATCTTTCTCAAGCACTGCCGGGGTTGGACAATAAGGTGTTCAATCAGGTTTCTTCTTGTGCTTCGTCCCTGCAGGCTCTTTGCATCACTTTCCGTCGTCCAGAG AAATTACTACCAAATGTTGGTTCAATGCCTCAGCTACCAAATCTCAAAAAACTAATGCTGACAACCGGAGCTTATGAAGATGATTGTCTTCTAGAGTTTGCTTCCGTTGCTAAG GATTTTGTCAACTTAGAAACTTACCAAGGGTCTTTGCAGCTACTTTGGTTTTCCCCAATCAAAAGGAGAAGGAAAGTAAGGCATCTTGCTAACGATCATTGCCTTGAAAATCTCAAGCTTTTCAAAATTTTGGGGTATTATGGTCGAATTAGCGATCTTGAACTTGCTGCATACGTGATAGAACACGCGGTTGCACTCCAGAAAATTGTGATTGATCCACGTTGTCAGCATGGGATCATTATGAATGATAACAAGGACTGGTTTAGCGCGGATGCTGCAAGATCTTCTGCTAAGCGCCAGCTGAAAAGAATCGTACCAATGAAGTCTCCGGGTGTGAAGCTTGTCATACTCTAA
- the LOC110940948 gene encoding uncharacterized protein LOC110940948: MNHLRENFNIDEVERDYEAKNLTGGIRTVLMKRYSDRKYEAKKLFKSKGGYNDLESARAFHPKDMPYDNWLRTIEGFREAKYIKRSEANTLVREKQQFPYRGGTSSYGSTAYKNDMDWVPTYAKTHTDNQGNWVDPVAEQNYRNIQQATSQWSGEGPPIAPYQEALGERRGWYRGMGPKPSSNTSSHSSSNMSSSQARTQEPFSEDFVNSLFQTPSFLNQLNNYLASQGKGKGKSKGYDSDNLFDNESDDEPNDNDDDE; this comes from the exons ATGAACCACTTACGG gaAAATTTCAATATTGATGAAGTGGAACGTGACTATGAGGCCAAAAACTTGACGGGTGGCATTAGGACTGTGCTTATGAAGCGGTACTCTGACCGCAAGTACGAGGCTAAAAAATTATTTAAGAGCAAGGGAGGTTACAATGATCTTGAGAGTGCACGGGCATTCCATCCCAAGGATATGCCCTATGATAACTGGTTGAGAACCATTGAAGGTTTCCGGGAAGCTAAATATATTAAAAGAAGCGAGGCCAACACACTAGTACGCGAGAAACAACAATTCCCATACCGTGGGGGGACATCTTCGTACGGTAGCACCGCctataaaaat GATATGGATTGGGTACCTACGTATGCTAAAACCCACACGGACAATCAAGGGAATTGGGTTGATCCGGTTGCTGAACAAAATTAC CGGAACATACAACAGGCCACAAGTCAATGGAGCGGTGAGGGTCCGCCAATTGCCCCGTATCAGGAAGCGTTGGGTGAGCGGCGAGGATGGTACCGCGGGATGGGGCCTAAACCTTCTTCCAACACGTCCTCGCACTCGTCATCTAACATGTCGTCTTCGCAAGCTCGGACGCAAGAACCCTTTTCCGAG GATTTTGTTAACAGCTTGTTCCAAACCCCGTCATTTTTGAACCAACTTAACAACTATCTTGCTtcacaaggaaaaggaaaaggaaagtcaAAAGGCTACGATTCTGACAACTTATTCGATAATGAATCCGACGATGAACCCAACGATAACGATGACGATGAGTGA
- the LOC110940947 gene encoding uncharacterized protein LOC110940947, producing MEWFVLENCAEVREYMNEFKHTHPHDDLKTKFPGWFLHKVHSMKTQNSPEFHPELYALSICAKMTAYTYTACIVNGVRFKTLERDAKCATQNSGVEVVGENGVKFYGQLEEIIELRYTNDYSTVLFRCKWFDTQRGVNHDNNITSISTEHEWDKDDQLIFASQAKQVFFIQETSRNQKNKHRWVVENVNHRRIWDRPLSDDRVNKVQNVGKRLEDSDVVDNNSSSDCPLVIDLTQYFQIGSSHVTAGEPSIEVDPPTATVDEVFEVETDSDEVEAAYDEDDPDYVESD from the exons ATGGAATGGTTTGTCCTCGAAAACTGCGCAGAAGTTAGGGAGTACATGAA TGAATTCAAACATACACATCCCCATGATGATCTTAAAACCAAATTTCCGGGATGGTTTCTCCATAag GTCCATTCGATGAAAACACAAAATTCTCCAGAATTCCACCCGGAGTTGTATGCTCTTTCAATTTGTGCGAAAATGACTGCTTACACTTACACTGCTTGCATAGTCAACGGTGTTAGGTTTAAGACACTTGAACGTGATGCAAAATGCGCAACGCAAAACTCTGGGGTGGAAGTGGTTGGAGAGAACGGTGTGAAATTTTATGGCCAATTAGAAGAAATTATTGAGTTGCGTTATACAAATGATTATTCCACTGTCCTATTTCGGTGCAAGTGGTTTGATACTCAAAGGGGTGTAAACCATGACAATAATATCACCAGTATAAGCACTGAACATGAATGGGACAAAGACGATCAACTCATATTTGCTTCGCAAGCCAAACAAGTGTTCTTCATCCAAGAAACGTCtcgaaaccaaaaaaataaacatagGTGGGTAGTCGAAAATGTTAATCATCGAAGAATTTGGGATCGGCCATTAAGTGATGACCGCGTCAATAAGGTTCAAAATGTTGGCAAACGCTTAGAAGATAGTGACGTTGTTGACAACAACTCTTCATCTGACTGTCCACTTGTCATTGACTTGACCCAATACTTTCAAATTGGATCTTCTCATGTTACTGCGGGTGAGCCTTCAATTGAAGTTGATCCCCCAACGGCCACCGTCGATGAAGTGTTTGAAGTCGAGACTGATTCTGATGAGGTCGAGGCTGCTTATGATGAGGATGATCCCGATTATGTGGAGTCTGACTAA
- the LOC110943408 gene encoding F-box/FBD/LRR-repeat protein At4g26340-like yields MVSSPFPFASQFPTVAPSTAPSFTPSSVPFLWTTPPIMPLSDPYHPYHVGNIFGLVTLKGKKFMALDESEVGCDGSNSDVLSITDMPYEILIFILSLLPIKDAVVTSSVTKKWRFLWHGLTHLNFDAMKIFFDNTSLYRLERSKFIEQVNSVIRNYNHPVVHRFRINLGISDLNQRVIDEWLQFAVNKKVEILELDLNYDFPLILPNSRYVEFVSLKKLYLNNVKLRAGVLEDLLTRSPQIESISIHDSTYMTHIRVAGRHLNLNHFEIVHCRDLQSLYLSDFDLVSFIYKGRPIDICLTNLPKLKEVNLSQALPGLDNKVFNQVSSCASSLQALSITFRRPEKLLPNVGSMPQLPNLKKLMLTTGAYEDDCLLEFASVAKAFPVLETFIFKLLWCSPTKRRRKVRHVANDHCLENLKLFKILGYYGRISDLELAAYVIEHAVALQKIVIDPGFQHGIIMNNNKDWFGADAARSSAKRQLKRIVPMKSPGVKLVIL; encoded by the exons CAATATATTTGGCCTGGTCACTTTAAAGGGGAAAAAGTTCATGGCACTAGATGAATCT GAGGTGGGTTGTGATGGATCGAATTCAGATGTTTTGAGCATCACCGACATGCCATATGAAATTCTCATTTTCATACTCTCACTTTTGCCTATAAAAGACGCCGTGGTCACCAGCAGTGTCACAAAAAAATGGAGGTTTTTGTGGCATGGTTTAACCCACTTGAACTTTGATGCGATGAAGATTTTCTTCGACAATACGTCGCTGTATAGGTTAGAGCGATCTAAGTTCATCGAGCAGGTGAACAGTGTCATCCGAAATTACAACCACCCAGTGGTTCATAGATTCCGGATTAATTTAGGTATTAGTGATCTTAATCAGAGAGTTATTGATGAATGGCTCCAGTTTGCAGTAAACAAAAAGGTTGAGATACTTGAACTGGATTTAAACTATGACTTCCCTTTAATATTACCCAATTCTAGGTATGTAGAGTTTGTGTCATTAAAAAAACTTTACTTGAATAATGTTAAGCTGAGAGCCGGAGTTCTTGAGGATTTATTAACAAGGTCTCCACAAATTGAGTCAATATCTATCCATGACTCGACATACATGACTCATATCCGTGTTGCTGGACGGCATCTTAACCTAAACCACTTTGAAATAGTGCACTGTCGTGATCTTCAATCCCTTTATTTATCTGATTTTGACCTTGTATCTTTCATATACAAGGGTCGACCGATAGATATATGTCTCACTAATCTTCCAAAACTTAAAGAAGTTAATCTTTCTCAAGCACTGCCCGGGTTAGACAATAAGGTGTTCAATCAGGTTTCTTCTTGTGCTTCGTCCCTGCAGGCTCTTTCCATCACTTTCCGTCGTCCAGAG AAATTATTACCAAATGTTGGTTCAATGCCTCAGCTACCAAATCTCAAAAAACTAATGCTGACAACCGGAGCTTATGAAGATGATTGTCTTCTAGAGTTTGCTTCCGTTGCCAAGGCATTTCCAGTTTTAGAGACTTTTATATTTAAG CTACTTTGGTGTTCCCCAACCAAAAGGAGAAGGAAAGTAAGGCATGTTGCTAACGATCATTGCCTTGAAAATCTCAAGCTTTTCAAAATTTTGGGGTATTATGGTCGAATTAGCGATCTTGAACTTGCTGCATACGTGATAGAACACGCGGTTGCACTCCAGAAAATTGTGATTGATCCAGGTTTTCAGCATGGGATCATTATGAATAATAACAAGGACTGGTTTGGCGCGGATGCTGCAAGATCTTCTGCTAAGCGCCAGCTGAAAAGAATCGTACCAATGAAGTCTCCGGGTGTGAAGCTGGTCATACTCTAA